The following coding sequences lie in one Miscanthus floridulus cultivar M001 chromosome 9, ASM1932011v1, whole genome shotgun sequence genomic window:
- the LOC136484262 gene encoding uncharacterized protein produces the protein MAALQATVERMEAEREAERVERERERAQREAERAEWEVLRAQRAAEAQRMQDMFSFMSSLGTTLPGVVVPQSLLAPVVPPTPSALGTPSSGSNPTPSPQHTHPGWTGPPPHGGAPSGSHWDQWQ, from the exons atggcggcactccag gccactgtggagaggatggaggccgagagggaggccgagagggtcgagagggagagggagagggcccagagggaggccgagagggccgagtgggaggtcctgagggcccagagggcggccgaggcgcagaggatgcaggacatgttctcattcatgtcgagcctcggcaccactctcccgggtgtggtggtgccccagtcgctgctcgctccagttgtgcctcctactccttcggctctaggcactccg tcgtcgggttcgaacccgactccttcgcctcagcacacacaccccggctggacaggtccaccaccgcacggaggtgccccttcaggctcccattgggatcagtggcagtag
- the LOC136484258 gene encoding uncharacterized protein produces the protein MDNHEWIYTGHASMTPEWMTKTNAFLEHAFGEAAKGSARMPCPCSRCGNKKRKIKRLVGEDLIKYGFTTNYTRWIHHGEADRIREEVVRQRLEDYDGDGGVADWMDDIQQARFGEGLEEKPEESAKTFYDMLSSAQKPLHEKTTVSQLDAIGRIMGLKSQFSMSRDNFDGMLAVFGSLLPEDHILSKNLYESQKLLRALKMPYEQIHACPNGCVLFRKDHEGATHCPKCKSSRYLEVD, from the coding sequence atggataaccatgagtggatatacacaggccacgcaagtatgaccccagaatggatgaccaagaccaatgctttcctggagcatgcatttggtgAGGCTGCTAAAGGGTCAGCCCGGATGCCGTGTCCGTGTAGCAGATGTGggaataagaaaagaaaaattaagaggctcgtgggggaagatcttatcaagtatggattcacgacaaactatacccgctggatccaccatggtgaagccgatcgtattagagaggaggtggtgagacagcgtctcgaggattatgatggagatggtggggtagcagactggatggatgacattcagcaggcacggttcggtgaaggattggaggagaagccagaggaaagcgcaaagacgttctatgatatgctgtcttcagcgcagaagcccttgcacgaaaagacaacggtatcgcagctggatgcaattggacgcatcatggggttgaagtcgcagtttagcatgagtcgggacaacttcgatggtatgttggcagtttttggatccctgcttccggaggatcacatcctgtcgaagaacttgtacgagtcacagaaacttcttcgtgcacttaagatgccgtatgagcagatccatgcttgtccgaatggatgcgtcctttttaggaaagatcacgagggagcaacgcactgtccaaagtgcaaatcctctaggtacctggaggtcgac